In Formosa haliotis, the sequence CGAATTTTATAGCGGAAAATGGGCCGATAAAGGTAGTGAAATTGTAAACCCTATTGGTTGTGCCGATTGTCATGACTCTAAAGATATGAGCTTACAGATTACAAGACCGGCTTTAGTTGAAGCTTTCGAGAGTATGGGGAAAGACATCAACCAAGCCACTCATAACGAAATGCGTTCTTTGGTTTGTGCGCAATGTCACGTAGAGTATTACTTCAATAAAAATTTACCAGGAAAAGAAGGTGTACCCTATTTAGTATTTCCATGGAAAAATGGAATGTCAGCTGAAAATATGGAAGAATATTACGACGAAATAGAATTTAGCGATTGGACACACGAACTAAGTAAAGCACCAATGTTAAAGGCACAACACCCTGGTTACGAAACGTATTTAACAGGTGTACATGCCGACAGAGGAGTGTCTTGTGCGGATTGCCATATGCCATATAAAACAGAAGGAGGTCAAAAATTTACAGATCACCATATCCAATCACCTTTAAATAATGTAGCCAATTCGTGCCAAGTGTGTCACCGTCAGGAAGCAGATAAGTTAATCGAGAATGTTTATTCTAGACAAACTAAATCTATGGAGTCGCGTTTAAAACTTGAAGATGCTTTAGTAAAAGCGCATCTAGAAGCTAAAAAAGCGTGGGATTTAGGTGCTACCGAAGAGCAAATGAAACCTATCTTAATGGATATTCGCCATGCACAATGGCGTTGGGATTATGCAGCAGCATCTCATGGTGCATCATTCCATGCCCCTGTAGAAATAGGGCGTGTTATTACTTCAGGATTAAATGTCGCTGCAGATGCGCGTATTAAATTGGCTAGGCTGTTAGCTTCTTTAGGTTTCGAAGGAGAGTTTGATTACCCAGATATTTCTACTAAGCATAAAGCACAACAATTTATTGGTATCGATTTAGAGAAATTAAAAGCTGAAAAAGAAGAATTCAAGAAAAATGTCATTCCAGTTTGGTTAGAAACCGCTAAAGAACGCGAAGCTAAAATGGGCGTTGAACAAGTGACAATGAATCATTAAAATACACAAGTTACTACTACTAAACCTCATGACGATTTGATATTTTCATGAGGTTTCTCATATATACAAACTATGAATAAATTACTCCGAATTCTTTTTTCACCTGCAATAGCCTTAGTTTTATTACTCATTTTTGCTGTTTCCATGGCAGCAGCTACATTTATAGAAAACGATTTTAGCACGCAAACCGCAAGAACATTAATTTATAATGCTTGGTGGTTCGAAATGGTCATGCTGTTACTATCTCTAAATTTTATTGCAAATATTTTCAAATATAAATTATACCGTAAAGGTAAAATTCCGGTATTACTATTTCATATCGCTTTTGTTATTATCATTATTGGTGCAGCAATTACCCGTTTTACTGCTTACGAGGGGATCATGAGGATTAGAGAAGGAGCAACATCTAACACCATTGTTTCCGATAGAAATTTTATTCAATTGCATGCAAGCACAGATAGTACAGTCGCATTAAATGCCAAAAAAGAAATCTATTTTTCGCCGTTAAAGGATAATAGTTTCACGCTTGAAGAAAGTCTTCAAGACCATGACATTGAAGTGTCGTTTAAAGATTTTATTGCCGATGCTAAATTAGATTTAAAAGAAGTTGAAACCGGTGGTGAAAATATTTTACAAATTGTAGTCTCTGAAGGTGAAGGTAGAGAAAATCGTTTACTAAAGAAAGGGGATGTTACACGAGTAGGGATGCACCGTCATGAAATTACATTTGATAATGAATTACCTGAAGCCTTAAACATTAGGGAAGGTGTAAATGGCTTAGAAATTAAAGCACCTCACGACTTAAGCTTTTTTATTATGGCCGAAGAGAAAGCTGGAAGTTTAACTCCAAACGTTTGGCATCCTATGACGCTAAGAACGCTTTATCGTATGGGAGATATAGCTGTTGTTCCTATGGTGCATCATAAAAGTGCTGCTATGGGTTGGGTAACAGGTTCTGAAAAACCAAAAGATAATAAGGATAATATTGATGACATTGTTGTGCTAGATGTAACGGTCGATGGGAAAACCGAAGAAATGGAATTGTTATATCGCCATGGTTTTCTACCCATTGCAGAAACAAAAACTATTAATGGAGTTAACGTTACTGTGTCTTACGGTGCAACTCCAATCCTAACGCCTTTTACCATAAAGTTAGATGATTTTGAATTAGAACGTTATCCAGGTTCTACCAGTCCGTCATCATATTCCAGTGATATTACAGTTGAAAACAAAGCTAAAAACGAAGCCTTTTCGTATAAAATTTATATGAATAACGTTTTAGATTATGGTGGTTACAGGTTTTTTCAAGCGTCTTATGATACCGATGAGAAAGGAACTGTTTTAGCTGTAAATCATGATATGCCAGGTACTATAGTAACGTATATCGGTTATTTTTTAATGAGTCTTGGGATGCTTTGGACATTATTCGGAAAAGGGTCGCGTTTTGCCTTAATTCAGCGAAAATTGAAGAAATTGAAAAAACAAAAGGTAATAACAGCCTTGCTTTTATTGTGTACATTAAGTGTAATGCAAGCTAATAATATCGATAAAAAAACAGATAGTCTTGCAAAAACACAAATTATAGATAAACACCATGCCTCGTTATTTGGTCGATTAATGGTACAGGATTTAGACGGACGGATAAAGCCTATTAATTCTTTAGCTTCAGAATTTTTAAGAAAAATTTCACGACGCCCGTATTATAAATCAGAAAGTGTACGATTAGATGCCAATCAAACATTCTTAGCTTTACATGCTAATCCCGAGGTTTGGTCACTAATTCCATTAATAAAAATAGACCCAGAAAAGGGTGGGACGATCTATAAAGATCTGGAACAAACTTCCGATCATTTAGTGGCTTTTAGTCAGTTTATTAAAAATGATGGCGACTATTTATTAGAACAAGCTGTTGCCGAAGCGAATACTAAAAAACCAGCCGAGCGCAGTGAATTCGATAAAGAAATGCTTAAAGTAGACGAGCGATTCAATATTTTATACAATGTGTTTTCTGGTAACTATTTAAAAATTTTTCCGCTTAAAGACGATCCTACAAAAACATGGTATAGTTATTCGCACGATTTTAAAAATTTCTCTGCTGAAGATGCCGATTTTGCAAAAGGCATTTTACCGATATATTTTAGAGATATTTATAATGCGAAATCAAGTGGAGATTGGGTACCTGCAGAAAACGATTTAGCTTATATCAAGAAATATCAAGAAGTGCTTGCCCCAGAAATAATGCCAAGTAGTCAACACCTAGAAGCAGAATTATGGTATAACGAGCTAAATGCTTATTTCTGGTTGTTTCAAGCCTATTGGACTCTTGGATTTGTTTTACTTGTAATAGCCATTTCTCGAATTTTTTCAACAAAAAAATACATCAATACCATATTTAATGTGTTGGTTGTTATTACGCTGGTCGCCTTTATTATACATACCGGAAACTTGGCTTTACGTTGGTATGTGGCCCAACATGCGCCTTGGAGTAACGGTTACGAAATGATTACGTTTGTGGCGTGGTCCATTATGTTATTTGGTATTATTTTTTATAAAAAATCTGATTTTGCTTTACCCTTAGCTACACTATTTGCGGGAACCTTATTATTTGTAAGTTATTTAGATTGGCTTAGTCCAGAAATCACCAATTTAATGCCTGTACTTAAATCGTATTGGTTAAAAATTCATGTAGCCACAATTATTAGTAGTTATGCGCCTTTAGCATTATCGGCCTTATTAGGATTTATGGCCATGTTACTTATAATTTTTAAAACTAAAAAGAATGCAGAACAAATAGATATTAGAATAAAAGAATTGACTTATATCAATGAGCTTTCCATGACCATAGGATTATTTGTTTTATCTATAGGAACCTTTTTAGGAGGTGTTTGGGCAAATGAATCTTGGGGACGCTATTGGGCTTGGGATCCAAAGGAAACTTGGGCGTTAATAAGTATAATCGTGTATGCCATCGTTTTACACTTACATTTTGTTCCAAAACTTAATAACCGCTATGTTTTAAATATGGTGAGTGTTTTTGCCTTTTTCTCGATTATAATGACCTCATTTGGAGTAAATTATTATTTATCGGGTTTACATTCTTATGCGACCGGAGATCCTGTACCAATTCCAAAATTTGTATATGTTTTAGTAGCCATAGTTTGTATTATTAGTGTTGTGGCTTATTTTAAATACAATAGTTTTAGAGCCAAATCTAAAAGTAAAAACTAGTCTGAAACTTAAAATATAAATAAGTTAGAACGCTCATAATTAGCAAGTTATTTTTGCTGATTAGGTTTGTATAAAAATGATTTTCAACCAATTAAAGGTCTAATTAAATCTATTCTGATAATTTATTAGGAAATATGCACAAAAACCCTAGAAAAGGCCTTATTTTTGCATTCCTTAAATGTTATTATCAATGTCAGTTACAGCTACAGAATTAGCAGAAAGAAACGCCGGAAAAGATTTATATAGTTACCAACGTGGAGCCATAAACAAAATATTTAAATGTTTTGAAGAAGCACCAGAAGACTATCATTTATTATATCAATTACCAACCGGAGGTGGGAAAACTGTAATCTTTTCTGAAATTGTTAGACAATACCTAAAACATCATAATAAAAAGGTGCTTGTAATGACGCACCGTATCGAATTATGTAAACAAACTTCGGGAATGTTAACCGAGTTTGGAGTGTCTAATAAAGTGATTCACAGTAAAGCAAACCTCGACGACCAAGCCGATTACAGTTGCTTTGTTGCCATGGTTGAAACCTTAAATAACAGGTTAAATGATGACAAACTAGATATTTCTGATATCGGTTTAGTTATTATTGATGAGGCCCACTATAACTCCTTTACTAAACTGTTTAAATTTTTTGAAAAATCATTCATTTTAGGGGTTACAGCGACGCCTTTAAGTTCGAATATTAAATTACCAATGAATGATAACTACAACGAATTAATCGTTGGAGAATCTATTCAATCCTTAATAGAAAACGAATTTTTGGCACGCGCAGAAGTTTACTCTTACAATGTAGGGTTAACCTCTTTAGTTGTTGGAGCCAATGGTGATTATACCGTAAAATCGTCTGAAGATTTATATACCAATAGCGATATGCTTGGTAAATTAATTCAGGCTTACGAAGAGCGTTCAAAAGGTAAGAAAACCTTAATCTTTAATAATGGTATTAATACCTCGCTTCATGTGTACGATACCTTTAGGGCGGCAGGATATCCTGTGGCACACCTGGACAATACAAATACCAAAAAAGAGCGTAAAAAAATATTAAAATGGTTTAAAGAAACTCCAGATGCGATCCTTACTTCTGTAAGTATTTTAACGACAGGTTTCGATGAGCCAACGGTAGATTCTATTATTCTTAACCGTGCCACAAAATCACTAACATTATATTACCAAATGATTGGTCGTGGATCTCGTATTTTAAAAAATAAATCGACATTTAATGTAATTGATTTAGGAAATAACTTCCATCGTTTTGGCCCTTGGGGAGCAGATTTAGATTGGCAAAAAATATTTAGATCTCCAAACTTCTATTTGGATGGTATTTTAAGTGATGACGAATTAGAAGAGAATTTTAGATATGAAATGCCTGACGATTTACGTGCAGAATTTAAAAAATCTAATTCGGTGTACTTCGATGTTAAAAAGACCTATATAGATTCTATAAGAAAAGGAGAATCGTCAAAAGTGGTTTTAGAACGTTCTATCCGTCATCATGCTTATATCTGTACAGAAAATAGTGAAGATATGTATGATGCCTTGGCATTGGCGAAATTATTGGGCGATGATATAGATTACAGAATTCAACGTTATACCAAATGCATAAGTAAAAGTACATTCAATTTTGTAGAATGGTTACGCGACGATTACCGAAAAAAATTAAGAGCTTATATTCGTGAGAATTTTGATGAGTTGTTTGAAGAAATTAACGGATTTCCACCAGAAGATTAGAATTAGATTTTAGATTGTTGCGCTCTTTTAAGATAACTATTAGATTTCTTATAATGTGCACAATGTTACTCTGAATTTATTCCCGAATGATGCGAAATTTAAAACATAAAAAAAAACGGCTATTCAATTTAAAACTGAATAGCCGTTTTTAGTTACTTCCTTTTTTTTATTCTGTAGCTTCAGGGAACGTCCAAGCCAAAATTCTACTCTTTTTATTTCCTTGCTCCATAGATATTGTTTTATGGGTCGCTTTTAGCTTATCTAGTTGCTTCTTTAGTTTACTTAGATTTTCTTGTTTAGACACTAAAGTTGTAAACCATTTCACCTGACCTTTAAAAGCAACACTTTGCTTAATCATACGTTTTATAAATAAAGCTTCACCACCGTTACACCACAATTCATGTGCTTGACCGCTAAAATTTAATTCTACAGGCCCCGCTTTTTTAAGGTTCTTTAATTTTGTTTTGGTTGTACGTGTCGCTTCTTCTTCCGAAGCAAAAAATGGAGGATTACACATGGTAAATGTAAACTGCTCATCAGGTTTGATTATACCTTCAAAAATATTTGCAGGTGTAGACTGATGTCTTATATCTATTTTTTTAAGCAATTCAGGAGTTAAACTCACATTGTGTTTAGCACTTTCCACAGCATCTTTACTAGTATCGCAACCCACCATGTTCCAATCGTAAATTTGTACTCCTAAAATAGGGTAGATGGTATTAGCACC encodes:
- the ccsA gene encoding cytochrome c biogenesis protein CcsA, whose translation is MNKLLRILFSPAIALVLLLIFAVSMAAATFIENDFSTQTARTLIYNAWWFEMVMLLLSLNFIANIFKYKLYRKGKIPVLLFHIAFVIIIIGAAITRFTAYEGIMRIREGATSNTIVSDRNFIQLHASTDSTVALNAKKEIYFSPLKDNSFTLEESLQDHDIEVSFKDFIADAKLDLKEVETGGENILQIVVSEGEGRENRLLKKGDVTRVGMHRHEITFDNELPEALNIREGVNGLEIKAPHDLSFFIMAEEKAGSLTPNVWHPMTLRTLYRMGDIAVVPMVHHKSAAMGWVTGSEKPKDNKDNIDDIVVLDVTVDGKTEEMELLYRHGFLPIAETKTINGVNVTVSYGATPILTPFTIKLDDFELERYPGSTSPSSYSSDITVENKAKNEAFSYKIYMNNVLDYGGYRFFQASYDTDEKGTVLAVNHDMPGTIVTYIGYFLMSLGMLWTLFGKGSRFALIQRKLKKLKKQKVITALLLLCTLSVMQANNIDKKTDSLAKTQIIDKHHASLFGRLMVQDLDGRIKPINSLASEFLRKISRRPYYKSESVRLDANQTFLALHANPEVWSLIPLIKIDPEKGGTIYKDLEQTSDHLVAFSQFIKNDGDYLLEQAVAEANTKKPAERSEFDKEMLKVDERFNILYNVFSGNYLKIFPLKDDPTKTWYSYSHDFKNFSAEDADFAKGILPIYFRDIYNAKSSGDWVPAENDLAYIKKYQEVLAPEIMPSSQHLEAELWYNELNAYFWLFQAYWTLGFVLLVIAISRIFSTKKYINTIFNVLVVITLVAFIIHTGNLALRWYVAQHAPWSNGYEMITFVAWSIMLFGIIFYKKSDFALPLATLFAGTLLFVSYLDWLSPEITNLMPVLKSYWLKIHVATIISSYAPLALSALLGFMAMLLIIFKTKKNAEQIDIRIKELTYINELSMTIGLFVLSIGTFLGGVWANESWGRYWAWDPKETWALISIIVYAIVLHLHFVPKLNNRYVLNMVSVFAFFSIIMTSFGVNYYLSGLHSYATGDPVPIPKFVYVLVAIVCIISVVAYFKYNSFRAKSKSKN
- a CDS encoding DEAD/DEAH box helicase encodes the protein MSVTATELAERNAGKDLYSYQRGAINKIFKCFEEAPEDYHLLYQLPTGGGKTVIFSEIVRQYLKHHNKKVLVMTHRIELCKQTSGMLTEFGVSNKVIHSKANLDDQADYSCFVAMVETLNNRLNDDKLDISDIGLVIIDEAHYNSFTKLFKFFEKSFILGVTATPLSSNIKLPMNDNYNELIVGESIQSLIENEFLARAEVYSYNVGLTSLVVGANGDYTVKSSEDLYTNSDMLGKLIQAYEERSKGKKTLIFNNGINTSLHVYDTFRAAGYPVAHLDNTNTKKERKKILKWFKETPDAILTSVSILTTGFDEPTVDSIILNRATKSLTLYYQMIGRGSRILKNKSTFNVIDLGNNFHRFGPWGADLDWQKIFRSPNFYLDGILSDDELEENFRYEMPDDLRAEFKKSNSVYFDVKKTYIDSIRKGESSKVVLERSIRHHAYICTENSEDMYDALALAKLLGDDIDYRIQRYTKCISKSTFNFVEWLRDDYRKKLRAYIRENFDELFEEINGFPPED
- the nrfA gene encoding ammonia-forming cytochrome c nitrite reductase; the protein is MKNWILFVITAIVVFLLGMLASSVINRKSEAKFAYVPQVKISENEPRNEIWGKNFPKEYQSYIQTLDTSFASFQGGSKTIDMLEEDPRLVVLWAGYAFSKDYNQGRGHYYAVDDVRNILRTGAPKGEGDGPMPATCWTCKSPDVPRLMNEKGVAEFYSGKWADKGSEIVNPIGCADCHDSKDMSLQITRPALVEAFESMGKDINQATHNEMRSLVCAQCHVEYYFNKNLPGKEGVPYLVFPWKNGMSAENMEEYYDEIEFSDWTHELSKAPMLKAQHPGYETYLTGVHADRGVSCADCHMPYKTEGGQKFTDHHIQSPLNNVANSCQVCHRQEADKLIENVYSRQTKSMESRLKLEDALVKAHLEAKKAWDLGATEEQMKPILMDIRHAQWRWDYAAASHGASFHAPVEIGRVITSGLNVAADARIKLARLLASLGFEGEFDYPDISTKHKAQQFIGIDLEKLKAEKEEFKKNVIPVWLETAKEREAKMGVEQVTMNH
- the rlmF gene encoding 23S rRNA (adenine(1618)-N(6))-methyltransferase RlmF, which encodes MHSKNKHKKSYDFDALILAHPKLNSFVFTSPLTQKRTIDFAKSESVFHLNKAIFLADYGLRDWRIPKGYLCPPIPGRADYIHHIHDILHVENLSEQVKGLDVGVGANTIYPILGVQIYDWNMVGCDTSKDAVESAKHNVSLTPELLKKIDIRHQSTPANIFEGIIKPDEQFTFTMCNPPFFASEEEATRTTKTKLKNLKKAGPVELNFSGQAHELWCNGGEALFIKRMIKQSVAFKGQVKWFTTLVSKQENLSKLKKQLDKLKATHKTISMEQGNKKSRILAWTFPEATE